A region from the Salvelinus fontinalis isolate EN_2023a chromosome 23, ASM2944872v1, whole genome shotgun sequence genome encodes:
- the tmprss3a gene encoding transmembrane protease serine 3 has translation MADQENTEELAAPSAEESTATVTAPEAEQTDTWRIEVVSVTDEDLPTVDTPTTLNVSSLDSPNDTPLPDTAKPEPTTEPKAPAPAPPSPAMPITKVQPFMNEEKTWCGRLVARRMELLIGALVLMVVILTLGIGLGVGLSCVGKFRCGTSSRCISGSAQCDGVMDCENGEDELSCVRLSGKSSVLQVLSGGVWRTVCAEDWNPALGLSACKQLGYSRYVESRSLPLAAIEQDFQHNLVSINLSQSGQQAIKIHNATSLSKTQCSSGTVTTIKCLECGFRPQFSSRIVGGNVSAPGQFPWQVSLHFQSEHLCGGSVVADSWILTAAHCVYGFAFPSLWAVHVGLTEQPVNGAQALAVQKIIYHGRYRPKALDYDIALMKLAEPLTFNGLVEPICLPNFGEDFEDGTMCWISGWGATSDGGDASDSLLSARVPLISSKACSTPGVYQGYISPGMICAGYLEGGTDSCQGDSGGPLACEDSVWKLVGATSWGQGCADRNKPGVYTRVTQSLKWIHQQMEKEEELNPSEVSTDN, from the exons ATGGCAGACCAAGAGAACACTGAGGAGCTAGCAGCTCCTTCTGCTGAGGAGAGCACAGCCACTGTCACG GCCCCTGAGGCCgagcagacagacacatggagGATAGAGGTGGTGTCTGTGACTGATGAGGACCTCCCGACGGTCGATACCCCGACCACATTGAATGTCAGTTCCCTCGACAGCCCCAATGACACCCCTCTACCCGACACTGCCAAACCTGAACCCACCACTGAGCCCAAAGCCCCGGCCCCTGCCCCACCAAGTCCAGCCATGCCAATCACTAAGGTCCAGCCTTTCATGAATG AGGAGAAGACATGGTGTGGCCGGTTGGTGGCTCGCAGGATGGAGCTGCTGATCGGAGCGTTGGTCCTCATGGTGGTTATTCTCACGCTGGGCATTGGGCTGGGAG TGGGTCTTAGCTGTGTGGGTAAGTTCCGCTGTGGTACGTCCTCTCGCTGCATCAGTGGCTCAGCGCAGTGTGACGGGGTGATGGACTGTGAGAATGGGGAGGACGAGCTAAGCTGTG TGCGTTTGAGTGGAAAGAGTTCAGTGCTCCAGGTGCTGAGTGGAGGTGTGTGGAGGACTGTCTGCGCTGAAGACTGGAACCCTGCTCTGGGCCTTTCTGCCTGCAAGCAGCTGGGCTACTCCAG GTATGTGGAGTCCCGCTCCCTCCCCCTCGCTGCTATAGAGCAGGACTTCCAGCATAACCTGGTGTCAAtcaacctgagccagtcgggccaACAGGCCATCAAGATTCACAACGCCACCAGCCTCAG taAGACTCAATGCAGCTCAGGGACGGTGACCACAATCAAATGCCTGG AGTGCGGCTTCAGACCCCAGTTCAGCAGTCGTATTGTTGGGGGTAATGTCTCAGCACCGGGCCAGTTCCCCTGGCAGGTGAGCCTACACTTCCAGAGTGAACACTTGTGTGGAGGCTCTGTCGTAGCAGACAGCTGGATACTGACAGCTGCACACTGCGTGTATGG GTTTGCGTTCCCCTCACTGTGGGCAGTGCATGTAGGGTTGACAGAGCAGCCGGTGAATGGGGCTCAGGCTCTGGCAGTACAGAAGATTATTTACCATGGCCGCTACCGGCCCAAAGCTCTAGACTATGACATCGCTCTGATGAAGCTGGCTGAGCCACTCACCTTTAACG GTCTAGTGGAGCCCATCTGCCTACCTAACTTTGGGGAGGACTTTGAGGATGGGACCATGTGTTGGATCTCAGGCTGGGGGGCCACTTCAGATGGGG GTGACGCTAGTGATTCCTTGCTCTCTGCCCGGGTCCCACTCATCTCCTCTAAGGCGTGCAGCACGCCAGGGGTCTACCAGGGCTACATCTCCCCCGGGATGATCTGTGCAGGTTACCTGGAGGGAGGAACAGACTCCTGCCAG GGAGACAGCGGGGGACCTCTGGCATGTGAGGACTCAGTGTGGAAACTGGTGGGGGCCACTAGCTGGGGCCAGGGCTGTGCTGATAGGAACAAGCCTGGGGTGTACACCCGCGTCACCCAGTCCCTCAAGTGGATCCACCAACAGATGGAG AAAGAAGAGGAGCTGAACCCCTCGGAAGTTAGTACGGACAACTGA
- the fgf9 gene encoding fibroblast growth factor 4A, translating to MLITMDAHLLFPCLMMLLALCMDYHCADANEDQGNQLRGLWRLSMKDSKQKMKGVPPPHPIRGLVKQQLLYCRVGIGYHLQVLSNGTVGGVHEPTEHSLLKVFAMKRGVVGIRGIKTGLYLCMSQEGIAHGAVQFSSDCLFKESLEENHYTTFSSLSHPGIYLALSHKGEAKRGTSVGRLQPCTHFLPRRAP from the exons ATGCTGATCACTATGGATGCTCACCTGCTGTTCCCGTGCCTGATGATGCTACTGGCTCTGTGTATGGATTATCACTGTGCAGATGCAAATGAAGACCAGGGCAATCAACTGCGAGGCCTCTGGAGGTTGTCAATGAAAGACTCAAAGCAGAAAATGAAAG gtgtgCCACCTCCTCATCCAATCAGAGGATTGGTCAAACAACAGCTGCTGTACTGCCGTGTTGGGATAGGATACCATCTCCAGGTCCTGTCCAATGGAACTGTAGGAGGAGTGCACGAACCAACTGAACATA GCTTGCTGAAGGTGTTTGCCATGAAGCGTGGTGTTGTGGGCATCAGAGGCATCAAGACTGGCTTGTATCTCTGTATGAGCCAAGAGGGCATCGCACACGGAGCA GTACAGTTCTCATCTGACTGTCTGTTCAAGGAGAGCCTGGAGGAGAACCACTACACCACCttttcctccctgtctcacccAGGCATCTACTTGGCCCTGTCCCATAAAGGAGAGGCCAAGAGGGGGACCAGTGTTGGGAGACTCCAGCCCTGCACACACTTCCTCCCTCGCAGAGCTCCATAA